A segment of the Denticeps clupeoides chromosome 2, fDenClu1.1, whole genome shotgun sequence genome:
GGCTCCATGGCCACTTGGCTTAAAGAAGAGAGTTATTAGTCAATGatgtgtgttatgtgttttgttttatgtgaaattaattgtcaattccatttgtatttttaaaaaaaaatttcaaagtGGCGTAGTTGACTATATTGATTTGGCAACCCCTGCTACAATAAAATCCCGTTTTGAATCTGCTGGTTTGTTTGCTtgaccaagagtttgctggAGTGAGCAGCTCGTGCTTGTTTGCTTCTTTTCCCTGATTTgagttttttactttactttaacggcatttatcagacgcccttatccagagcgacttacaatcagtagttacagggacagtcccccctggagacactcagggtatagtgtcttgctcagggacacaatggtagtaagtgggatttgaacctgggtcttctggttcatagttgagtgtgttacccactaggctactaccacccaattatTAACTGTAAGTGTTCatcacatatgttcttacaaaagagttgGTCTTCCAACTGTTTGGGTATTGTTCCACACTAAACTTAACACTAAGAGTCAAATTCCATATACGTTGGTGTGCGAAAATCCCACCTCAACCAGAAACttgtgtagtgggctgcagcggccagaaacgtgaattatacacaattccacATTTTACAGCGGAtgttatttgttggattccgcaAGTCTTTACGGAAATCAGTAGGGCCCTActggatagtttttttttttttcccaaatgccATGATCCctcaggtttttaatgacttttgGCATCCTGAAGTGAAACCATTGGGTAGGTTGGTGATCGCAAAATATTGCACAGACCCATAGTCAGTAGCAGTAGTGGGATGACTGTATGGATGAAGTCTGCACAtaccaacactcacacacacacacacacacacacacacacacagctgtgagGGGGAAGTGATGTCAGTTATCTGGTGCATTGAGAGTTCTGTCTGCCCACATGTAGAAGCTATTCTTCAGTCTGTTGGTTTTGCACAGCATGGATCAGAACCTTTGTCCAGAGGGCAGTATATTGGTTAGGATGTAGGTGGCCTTTTATGATTGCCCTGGCTCTGGAAAGACACCAAGAGCTAGCGGATGGAGTCCAGGGAGgggagtggggcagtggtggcttaagGAAGGGTAAGGAAGTAGATCcttaattggaaggttgccggtttgaatcctgaaccaccgctgagtgtgccactgagcaaagcaccgtccccacaacttctccccgggcccctttcatgtctgccaagtgctcactaagggtgatgggttaaatgcagatgacacattttgttgtgtgcaccatgtgctgtgtttcacaatgtgagtTCTGGTGACCCTCTAGAGTCTCTTTGTATCAGCCACTGTGCAACCAGCGTACCACTTGCACCAGCAGACACTTGATTGTGGCTTGATAGAAGGACACCAGCAGTTTGGACTGCAGGAAGTTCCATCTAAGGACATTCAGGCACTGGAGGTTAAGATATGGGTAAGctatggctggtagtagcctagtaggtaagaaGCTCGACTATGAagcagaaaacccaggttcaaatcccacttactaccattttgtccctgagcaagacacttagggtgtttttctgattttgagaaaataaaatatgcaggaCATTTCATCAGAGAGCCATTCACTTtccatgtggaaaaaaatcaaGGACTTGGCTGCAACCTTCGGTTTGCCTCGCCGCGCACTCGAAGATGAACTGATGGATGTTCAGGCAAGAGGACACAACCAAACCGCGCAGCAGTCATCCTCAGTGGCAGAAATGTGCCGAAACATCTCTGGACAAAACCTCAGATTATTAAGTTCAAAAGTGCTTTCCATATTTGGatccacacacattttctgcaaTGACGTGCATCAAGTCACGTTTCTGTGCGCGTCTTACAGACTACAAATTACAGTCACATCTTCATTGTGCTGTTTCTCCTTTTGAGCCGAATTTCATCAAATTGGTCGGCTCCCGACAACATCAGGTGTCCCATTAATGGTAAATAGAATTATACTCTAATAATACAtctaattgtaataattttagaTGCATAATATCTGCTTATTGAGCGTTGATGACgtcatatgtaaataatatgcagCCCGTGGGACTTgaacttggggggggggggggggggggggggtcagcttCTGTCTTACATAAGCCTGGTGTTGAGAATTAGGTTGTTGTAGTCACACCATTGTCAGACACTGCACCTCATCTATGTAGGCGGTGTCGTCATTGTTCGTGATGGGCCCAACCAGAGTGGTGTAATCTGCAAATTTGCAGGGATGCGTGGGGTAAAGTGACTGGTGTATGtacatgcatgtatgtatgcatttatatttatgacatGCATTGTAATAGcagtacaacagagtgaaatgaatcctgaaccacactgttttgactgtgcattgATAAAGTAGCtatagaaatatttaaataaagggggaaataaaataaagcaagaaAAAGAATGAGGCTTTTAAAGTAGTTAAAAATGTATGCTATAATGCAAGgagaaaataaacagacatcaTTGACAGTAGGGGCTATGGACCGTAGTAACAGATTGCAGTCGAATGTTCACCGAATGTTCATCGATCAGAAAGAATTCTTTCCTTCTGATGTTTGAGGGCTTTCTTGCATGGACAGTCCATttcaagtcaccccacagcatTTCAGTGGGATTTAGATTAGGGCTTTAGCAATTCTAGGTCTCACCACTTCTTTTTATCTTAAATTTCTTGATACAGATGGTTTCACATGTTCTTCAAGCGCCCTCTGATACACAGTAGAATTCGTGAAGAACTCTGTGACGGTGAGCTGGCCAGGTCCTGTTGCAGCAAAGCATCCCCAAACCAAGATACTGCCAACTGGTATGAGGTTCTTCTCTTGGAAGACTGTATTTGGTTTACGCCAAAAATGTCTTCTGTTCAGGTGTCCAAATAATCCAATTTagactcatctgtccatagAACATTATCCCAGAAGTCATGGTCTTTGTCTACGTTCGCTCTGGCAAACTTCTCTTAGAGAGCAAAGGTTTCCGCCTTGCACACCTCCCATGAAAAATTCAAGCTTGTGTAGGCTTTCTGATAGTAGAGACTTTCACAGACAGTAGCCAGAGCCTGCTGTAGTTCCCGGGTTTTAGGATCTTTGAGGACTTCTTTGAGCATCTTGCGGTCCACTCTGGGGGTCAATTTGCTTGGATGGCCAGACCTGAGCATGGTAgcagttgttttgaatgtcctcCACTTTAAACAATTTTCCAGATTGTGGAATGGCTGATGTCAAATTCTTTTGAGATCTTTTTAAAtcccacaattttttttcccgaGGGCATCAGACAGCTCTTTATATCTCACCATGGTGCTCACTTCAACACATCAAGATTCAGGAGTACACCAAACTAAATCTGATGTTTAAAGATAGCAAGACTCCATTAAAATGCTGGGAAACGATGTACTGACCATGTACACCTGACCTGATACACCGGTGTGTGATTTTAGCCATTTTAAGTggataaaatcacacacatttctcaATCAATAGTCAGCCAAACACCACGGGGCGAACGAAAGCATAGACTGTAAGAGCGGCAACCTCAAATTGTTAAAGTGAGAGACGTAATGTCGGGAGCAGTAGGTGACAACATAGTATCCGttttccactgctctggttACCGCACTGGTTCCCAATTTCCCAATATTACAGTAAGTAATGGATTTGGTGATAATGGATTTCTTTTTAGTGGCCGTGACCCGTGACATATTATCATACGACTCCCGCTGAGGTCCTGTCTAGTGTAAATGCAGACTGGATCTCGGTTTGCTCCAGTTCAGCACTGGTCAAGCACCAGAACCAGCACCAGGCTCCAGCGTAGTGGAAATGCGTCAATACCTCAAGCTCATTCAACAGCACTTCTCTGATGGTGCGAGCGAAGATGCCGGATAATAATATAACGAGTGAACAAAGAATCGATCTATAAACATTTCTTAAGTCGGATTTTTTCAtaagcatctgtcttcccaccccaccccacagaAAAAGCTTCAGCTTCTGCTCTGTTCccattctctggaaaatgaaacctaaATGCCAAAAAGATTTCTGtattatttgcacttttactcgtcctaatatttatatatttaaaatgggtTCTCAGATCATGTGAAACgtttgtcttatttttgtgttccctttattttttgagagTATTTTgcagtgtatttttaaaaaattaaggcTTTCATAGGGTGTACTAATTTTCCTCACATGACTGTAATTTGACTTAATATGAGAATCTCTGCAAACGCTCTCATTTGTTTTCATGGGCCCCAAGAGTCCAGAACAAGACTTATTCAATTATCCAACAAATCAAATAGAATGGAAGCCGAGACTCTTTTAGAAGCAATTAGGCCCTACATATCCTCTGAAAGGGGAATCTGAGTGTGGCTATCAGTCCTGCAACGTCTAAGTACAGAGTGACACTCGAGACCTCGTCCACCAAAGCAGTTGAACGAAAGGCGATACACACCAACAAGATGCCTCTCCGTAAATAACCATGTTAAATAACCAATCCACCAATCACACGTTTAAGGAGTCAATATCTGTAAACAAGCTATCACCATACAGCATCTCCAGAGTCGTGTACAGCGCAGGCACACGGCAACACAACACGACATAGCACATCTCTGACCACTGCAGGggcaggaagtggccccgtaatcagaaggttgccggttcgaattcccgatccaccaaggtgccaatgagcaaggtaccgtccccacacactgcccccccgggcgcccactgctcaccaaggttgatggttaaatgaagaggacacatttcgttgtgtcaccatgtgctgtgctgtgtatcataatgacaatcacttcactttctgaatCACCACAGCAATGCTTGATCAGCGCGAGCCTTTTCTACCTGCGGTTTACCTCCGTTACCTCCTGCACAACGGCCGAGATCAGGAAATCCACGTTTAGCCTCTCATTTAAGATACTTCAACACATTTTGGGTTTTGCTTCTACAGAACATGTTGCCGATGCTCACTGACATGGGGTTTTGGACCATGGCCTGGATAATTGGTCAGGTCCAGTCGGGAGACATTCCAGACCTTCCAAGGAGCCCATTTTCCCATGATATTCAGACGAGTGGATCATGAGGTGGAAATGAAGgggaataaaaatatatatatgaaaatgagGAAATCTGCATCcccctcacgcacacacacggatAATGTGAACAAACTTCAGTCTGTAATTTAACCTTTACGAAATATGCATAAATCCTTGTCCTTGCGTCTTCTCaatttttttcatctgtttagTTAGAGCCATTGCAGAACCATGCTAAAGTTTTTCGTCCCATGCCTATCTGGACAAAACGGTTTTCGTAACTcgtaaaactttttaaataatacttgaataaaaatattttgttcttaTTAACCTCTCCTCTTGAGCAGCAGATACTTGGATAACGGACCCTGTTTACATGCTAAAACGATAATTACGGCGCTCCGACTGCAGCCGCTAATGTCCAGCTAGCTCACACAGATGGTTTGATCGGACAAAGTAAAACGGCGGCCGCACAAGTCAAAGGACGTCGCTTTGGACGTGGCGCAATTTCGCCGGCTGTAAAAGCTGTCAGTTCGGCTTCCCGTTAGCACCACCGCTAACCACTAGCGCGCCAACCCAGCTCTGTACTTACAATGTACTCGCGGACCTGGCTGTGGAAATTCTGCTCTCTGATGGAAACGTCGTCTTCTTCCATTCTTCATATTGCACGCACACATCCCttagacataaaaataaaataataataataaaaaaaaaacactcggaGCGGTCCACGGCGGGAAGGCGTAGCGGCTCTCTCCCAAACGCTCGACTCGTCTCGGGTCAAACCCACCGACGGCTCGCACCGCCAGATCAACGACTCAAAATAAACTACGTCATCAGTCCGCGTCGGAAGGCGACAGACGCGATGCGCGCAACACAGAATTGCCCACGTAATTCAAAATAAAAGGCTTTTGAGTCAAAGTCAGGTGTACCCGGTACAATTAAACTCAATCAACAGCTCTTTATACAACACAACGTTATTGTTGAACTAACCTAGATTAATACGACATGTGAGAATTGGACACATAAAGAATTACCTACGTAGGATATCTAGTAAGGAACATGTACATTTAGGTGGTCATGATGTATCTagtgattttaaataaatataaaatctgaTAAAATATCATAAAAGCTCTGTTCTAAATATAAGAGTGTTCCGAAAAATCGCAGCGAGGTTGAGGCGAGGCCAATGATAACCTATAAGGATCAGTCTAGAACTTGAACGGGAAACTGACTCAAAATGTTTTGGACAGATTCATGCAATTTTGACGAGCCCAAAAACTATGGCTTTTATTCTGAAATTAACAGGACAACCCGTACCGGAAGTCCTATAGCTTTCAGTCTTACTTCACTACATTCAGTGATGGCGGAACACTGGCACCAACACGTGAATTGAATTCTTTCATCGTTATTGGAGTAGCGTTAGCATTCTAATTTTGCCTAGGACAATTAAACTTTGTTTACATGGTAATCGTGATTTAATATTTGCCGCTTTGCTCTTGCGGGGAATAAAAATCTCTATTTAGGTCCGTGCACGTGGGAGCTATTCATGTTTTCGCCATGAAGCCGAATTCTGGAGCCAAGTGGAAACGGAACAAGAAGAATCCCAAAGTTAGCGGCCCACTACAGAAGTTCATGGTGTCCGTGAACGACTATGTCGAAAGCCACGGAGGCTGCGGGGACGCAGAAACGGATCAAAGGTTCCGATTCGTCAAAAAGAAAAGTCGGAAGGAGAAGCGCAAGGAAAAACGGAGGATTAAGAAGGATAAATTGAAATTTAAACTCATCGGAAACGTCCCTGTCAGCACTGTGTCTGAACAAAGACAAATGTCTCAGGGCAATAAAACAAAGAAGGTTACGAAGAAAGTGCCAGACCAGAAGGTaccagaaatgaaaaagaagggCCCTTTGTCAACCAATAAAGTTAGAGATCCTGCGAAGGACGAAAAGACAAAAATCCCTTCGGATTCGGAGAATCCAGCAATTAAGAAGAGAAAGCGGAATGCATTTCAGGAAACTAGAAAAAAGGCGCTTTTCGAAGCCAACGCTGCCGAGGAccgagaaataaaaaaactggaGCGGCTGCTTGGATTTAACAAGAGAAAGAACAAGCAAAGTCTTCCTCAGTCGTTCGCTGCAGAGGGACTGGATTACATTTTGGGAATTTTGGAGCCGGGCTCATCGGCCGCGGGGATGCATGACAGTGACGAGGATGAAATTGGCATTGACCGAGCGAAAGACAGATTCGAAACTCTGGACGACAGCGAAGATGAAATGACGGAGGAGGAACGAGGGGACGCTTCTGATGGGGAAGATGTAAGCGAGGAAGATGGCACGGATGCTGAGGATGAGATCGATTCCGGTGAGGCGGCAAAGGAGCAGAATGAAGAGTCGGAGGAAGAAGAACTGGGAGAGGACGAAGCGGATGTTTTTGAGAAAGATGAAGATGAGCATGAAGTACCCGATGAAGAGAATGAACATGTGAGTTTGACCTTATTTGAAAATCCCATGAATGCCTCAGCGTTTTACTGGATTTTATTattcgtgtgtatgtgtgtgtgtatatatgaagGTCTGCTCAGGAGCAGGAAAGTACATCCCGCCTCACCTGCGAGAGGCTGTGGACAGCAGACGCAAGGCTGAGCTGGAGAGGTTAAAGAGGAATGTGAAGGGACTAGTCAACAGGTATCGTTTACTCTGTTCACGTGCTTGGCGCATATCTGTGGGGAgtggaagcggactcgtaatcggaaggttgccggttcgaatcccagggAGGTGCCatctccccacacactggtaaGCTGGAACGGCGTCTTCTGTTGACTGCAGACTGAGCGAGCCCAACATGGCCTCCATCAGCGGCCAGCTGGAGGCGCTGTACATGAGCTGCAGCAGGAAGGACATGAACGACACCCTGACCGAGGTTCTGCTGGCTGCCTGCGTCACTCCTGCTCTTATGCCTGACCGGTAAGCGTCTGTCGTCTGCGGTTTACAGTAAGAACGTGACTTATAGAGCATATGTTATGAGGCAATAAGCAATTTCCTTAGtgatttaataaagttttctgattctgatatttTGCTTTCTCACAGGCTGCTCATGGAGCACGTTCTGCTGGTCAGCATCCTGCATCACACAGTGGGTTTGGAGGTATGGCTGTGGATCGAGATGAGTTTATGTTGTCGTCTCTGGTGGCGGTGACACTTGTAAATGAGCTGAGGGTGGATAGAAGATGGAAGTGTGTTGGTTGTGGTCTTTAAACAGGAAAGATActcttcacttaaaaaaaataaataaatggggcagtggtggcctagcggttaaggaagcggccccataatctgaaggttgccggttcgaatcccgatctgccaaggtgccactgaggtgccactgagcaaagcaccgtccccacacactgctccccgggcgcctgtcagggctgcccactgctcactcagggtgatgggataaatgcagaggacaaatttcactgtgtgctgctgtgcatcacatgtgacaatcacttcactgttgcAGGTCGGCGCTAATTTTCTTGAGACGGTGGTGCACAAATTTGATGAGCTCTACCAGCATCCCACCGAGGGGAAGGAGTGTGACAACCTGGTGGCCATTGTGGCTCATTTATACAACTTCCACGTGGTGCACTCCCTCCTCATTTTTGACATCCTCAAGAAGCTTGTGCACACCTTCTCAGAAAAGGACATTGAGCTGGTCCTCTTCCTCCTTAAGAATGTTGGCTTCGCTCTCAGGAAGGACGACGCTCTGGCTCTTAAAGAGCTCATCTCAGAGGCCCAGAAAAAGGCCAGCGGTGTCGGCTCTCAGTTCCAGAATCAGACCAGGGTGAGTGTGTCAGGCGTGGGCAATATACAAACAAAGGAAAATTATTTTTGAGAAACATGAATTGTATGGGACACAATCTGTACTCCAGGTGCGTTTCATGCTGGAGACCATGATGGCACTGAAGAACAATGACATGAGGAAGATACCAGGCTATGACCCTGAGCCAGTGGAGAAGCTTAGGAAGCTGCAGAGGACGTTGGTGAGTTGAATCTGCTTGTAACTGAGTCAGACGTTGGGTGCTGTTAGATTAGTGGCCGTAGGTGTAAGccggtctcacgattcgattacaattatcgatgcatcccatcagATTTTCTACATTAGTTCAAATATGTTGAGTGAGATTAGAGTCcaggcctcgttcacacagaCCGTCTTTTCTGGTGTTCCAGGCATCAGGTGATCACGGACTGAACAGCAAAGTCTTTTTTGTGCTCGTTGGAACAAACCAAATCATCCACAACAGCATTCAGCACCAGCACTCGGTCGGCGTCAAATAATCACTGCATGCAGTGTTTTCTTCACGTCAGTCCTGATAAACAGCGACGAGGAGACACCAGTAAAACGCAAATCTAACGCGGCTACCAAGCGCAGCAAATGCACACAGGCCTtactcctacccggagcggcACTGTACTACGGACAAATTACCAGAttactgcattgatgcagaatcatTCGcgtctgcatcacaatgcatcggTTTCAAGACCCCTACTAATGGCAATAAGTGGCAACTCACTCCTGTCCTCCTTGAGGCTCGACATTTCGGAACCTTTAACTTATAAAGACTGTAGAAATAAGACTCGTAACCCTGTGATGGTCAGTTCATGGTTTCACCACCAGAGGACATTACAACCGTAAAAAAGCCAAATTCCTTAAACGTCACCTACAAATGTCACCAGTAGCCCACCCTGTCCTTCTAATGGACCTTTAATAGGTTATTCAGGAAAAAGCCTATAAAAGTTACAACAAGGTGTGTGAtcaagtgagagagagagatgcaatgCAGCTTACATATACTTTTGCCAAATTTTGACAAATAACGGCAAAAATGAACCTATACTGACtatttattaaagtgattttatGTGAGTTATATTTATTGTAAACGTATGGTCTACTTTTGGTAAAATCAagtgctttttgtgtttttttttttgtttcccctcAGATCAACAAGAGAGCTTCTGGTACTGATGTGAAGCTCCGGGTCTCCTTGACGAACCTTCTGGAAGCGGAGCAAGTGGGACGGTGGTGGATTGTAGGGTCGTCTTGGACTGGTGCACCCATGATCGCTGGTGCTGGCAATAAGACGGTGCAGCCGCCCGCCGCTGGTGGACAAGTACGCTTTTCCCCAACCAGAATCGTTGTCATGAacgtgaattgattgtcattgcgatacactgcagcacagcacacgtgcacacagcggaaaatgtgttctctgcctttaatccatcacccgtggtgagcagtgggcagccatgacagccacttccttaaccgctaggccaccactgccctcgtTGGATAGTTGGAACTCCATTAATTTCTCATTTGTCCTCTTTCTCAGTTTAGCACCAAAGTTTTAGACCTGGCTCGAAGACAGAGGATGAACACAGATATCAGGAAGAATATCTTCTGTGTTATCATGACCAGCGAGGATTACTTGGATGCCTTCGAAAAGCTTTTGAGGTTAGTTGTGGTTAATGATATGTCTAATACTTATTAATCATTAATTTACCAGTATATGTTCATGGCAAAACTGAAGAAGGTGTAATGTTTCATTGCCTCCTCGCCGTAGACTGGGACTGAAAGACCAGCAGGAGCGAGAGATTGTGCACGTTCTGCTGGACTGCTGTCTGCAGGAGAAAACCTTCAATGCCTTCTACGCCGTCCTGGCAGAAAAGTTCTGCTCTCATGACCGCCGCTTCCAGGTGCGACCTGTAACGTAACTGGACTGTATTGTCCCAGTGCATCACGCACCAGCTAACGTCTGAAGAATCTATATCTGCTGAAAGAACAGGGAGAAATGGCAGGACCAGATGTGTGTGAAATGACCTGTGGGATGAGGGGTCCCGCGGGACCCGGAGGTGCGACGGTCCCTCCTCTCGTATTCTGTGTGCTCTTCACACCAGCTCAACAAAAGCAAGAGCCCACCCACTTCCGCGGTCATATCTGATAAGGACTGTTCTTCTGTGCCTTGTACCGCTCTGTCCAGTAAAGGGATGTTTGCTCTTCCCACCTTGATGGACTAAATGTGTTTCCAGTTGGGGAAACTGGGTCGTCTAATGACCTCTGTTTTAACACCATGACCGTTTTTCTGCGGGAAAAGGCTGGGTGCTGGAGTCTTGTCCAGAACTGTTaacttatatttatttatttgttttctttgtttctaTCAGATGACATTTCAGTTCAGTCTGTGGGACAAGTTTAAAGAGCTTTCAAACCTCTCCAGCACCACCTTCACTAACCTGGTCCAGCTGGTCACTCGTCTGCTTCAAAAGAAGTCACTGTCACTCTCCATCCTCAAGGTGCATTGTTGTTTATGTGAGGGGATTTTACGACATAAATGTATAGATACCAAAATGCAGACGTGAATGACCATTTGATTTTGATCTCTGTGGTGGTTTACTGCTACATTTGATGTCAAGTTTTCTCCTCGATTCTCGTCCCCCCTTTTAGGCCATTGAGTTTGGGGAGCTGGATAAGCCAAGGGTGAAGTTTCTGCGTCAGGTTCTCACAAAGTTGCTGAAAGAAAGTGAGGCAGAGGACTTGGTGAATATATTTGGAAGGTACTCACTTGATGATGCATCTACAGACTGAGCTTGTTACTACTTTCCAAATTGTGTGAATCTTAATGTGACCATGTGCACCTCACAAACCCTACTattcaaaaaacaaatgatgtgtgtatttgtgtctttcGGAATCAGCACCTCTCCTTGTTACTTGTGTCTCAGGATCTCG
Coding sequences within it:
- the nom1 gene encoding nucleolar MIF4G domain-containing protein 1, giving the protein MKPNSGAKWKRNKKNPKVSGPLQKFMVSVNDYVESHGGCGDAETDQRFRFVKKKSRKEKRKEKRRIKKDKLKFKLIGNVPVSTVSEQRQMSQGNKTKKVTKKVPDQKVPEMKKKGPLSTNKVRDPAKDEKTKIPSDSENPAIKKRKRNAFQETRKKALFEANAAEDREIKKLERLLGFNKRKNKQSLPQSFAAEGLDYILGILEPGSSAAGMHDSDEDEIGIDRAKDRFETLDDSEDEMTEEERGDASDGEDVSEEDGTDAEDEIDSGEAAKEQNEESEEEELGEDEADVFEKDEDEHEVPDEENEHVCSGAGKYIPPHLREAVDSRRKAELERLKRNVKGLVNRLSEPNMASISGQLEALYMSCSRKDMNDTLTEVLLAACVTPALMPDRLLMEHVLLVSILHHTVGLEVGANFLETVVHKFDELYQHPTEGKECDNLVAIVAHLYNFHVVHSLLIFDILKKLVHTFSEKDIELVLFLLKNVGFALRKDDALALKELISEAQKKASGVGSQFQNQTRVRFMLETMMALKNNDMRKIPGYDPEPVEKLRKLQRTLINKRASGTDVKLRVSLTNLLEAEQVGRWWIVGSSWTGAPMIAGAGNKTVQPPAAGGQFSTKVLDLARRQRMNTDIRKNIFCVIMTSEDYLDAFEKLLRLGLKDQQEREIVHVLLDCCLQEKTFNAFYAVLAEKFCSHDRRFQMTFQFSLWDKFKELSNLSSTTFTNLVQLVTRLLQKKSLSLSILKAIEFGELDKPRVKFLRQVLTKLLKESEAEDLVNIFGRISGIPKLGMLQEGLKLFISHFLLKNTQSLGTAEQAKLLTERAEVATKAMGARDTKLKL